CTGGCTCTCTTTGAAATAATGGTAATATTAGTTAGTTCATATATTTTATCCAGTCTCAATGATAGTAATTTATCTTGGGTTTTTTTCTGGTTTAGATGAGATGcagttttgaaaaaattttatttcaatttaatggGTGATTCTGACATTTCTCCAAATGTTGCTAGATTGTTGATCTAACTGGGTTTTTCGGAACTGTATGGGTTATTTATTGACCAGTTTTGTATGACACAAAATTGTTATATTGCTTTTAATCAGTTGCTTAATGGATGCCAAATTCTATTGGGGTCTGATAAACATTGTTCTTTGGACTTTGACTCAATTACTTAATCATCACTGTGTCTCTATGTCCATTAAAAGGATTGTGAAGAAGCAGCAACTTACCATCTATGAATTTTTCTCAGTCTCGTACTTATCTGTAGTTGTAATGTGTATTTGGGTGGCAGGTCTGTACCCAACGCTCCTGGAAACGGCCATATGGTGTTGGCCTTCTGGTAGGCGGCTTGGATGAGTCTGGAGCCCACCTTTACTACAACTGTCCAAGTGGGAACTACTTTGAATATCAGGCATTTGCCATTGGGTCCCGCTCTCAAGCTGCCAAGACATACATGGAACGGAGGTTTCAGAACTTTATGGACTCTTCAAGGGAAGATTTGATCAAGGATGCTCTCATGGCAATTAGAGAAACCTTGCAAGGAGAAACATTAAAGAGCTCTATTTGCACAATTGCTGTGGTTGGAGTTGGGGAGCCATTCCATATTTTGGATCAGGAAACTGTACAAAAGTTGATTGATACATTTGAGATTGCTGGAAGGGATGAGGATCCTGCTGGAGCTCCAGAGACTGCTGCAGAAGAAGGTGGTGCTGCAGCTGACCAGGGTGCTACCGCAGATCAGGGTGTGGCTCCAATGGACATTTGAGGGAGCAAGAATCAGAAGCTGCATTTCTGTCGTTGTTTTTAGATGAGGTTTTTAAGCATGTGTTTGCCAAGTTAGGTGGATTATGGATGGCACCATGAAAGACATCATTTGGTTGgagttttaattttcttattttctctcgCATGATGCTATTTATCTTAcctcatttaaaacattttaatgcTAGTCTTCAGTGAAGTTCATACACCTTAAGCTAATACTCAAGCTACTCTTTGAACATGGTATGGTGATGACACATTGGTAATATTTAGTTTTGTGCTGTTTGTAGCATTCTTCTGATTTCTGCAGGGTCAAATTGAGCTAAGTCTGGGGCATTCACTAGTCCATTAGCAGCTAACCAGTGTTATTAGTTGATTAGAAGTAGTTTTAACTATACATTTGCCTTGTCATTGtcgtttaaaaaatatacaaaattttgttaaaacatgattaataaaaagatttcatTTCAAACTTTGACTTCATCACTAATTATGCAATTCTGGCATAATACGGACCAAAGAATTAGTTTTATAAGATGGATTAACGCTAAggtattaacaaaattaagaattagaGAAGCCAAACTGcagtattgaattttttgttctcctttatttttgtttaaatttctttcaaaatggtatatttgattttaatcaaaTCCGATCGAGAgcaagtttgagcttgattttataatacacaatttgaatttgttcaaGTTGGATAAATGGTCTTGCCTGGGTTACCTATGAGAGATAAATAGTATTAGtaaaaagataaacaatattattagaaGGTTGAATTAAGTTACTGGATTGGTGAACAAGCTGATTGTAAATTAagtcaaaactttaatttaaattcaattcatacAAACCTAATATAAATTCGGAGCTAAGCCAACACACTCAAATTCACCACTACTTTCAACACTTCTATGAATAGCTACGCCAAGACTTAGGGGAGGACGCTCCCAACTTTGTATGCCAGTTCTATTTTTGCAGGGTAGTTGAGTGGACGTTTTGCGCTGGGAGATGAACTCGactgaaattttttcttttttgagtttGGGAACATTGGTAAATTTTCACTAGTTCaagttgaaataaatattaatttacatcTGCTGTAATAGAGAGCCTAAATACAACAGATGTTTGGCGATTAGAAAAATCGATAATCCAATCGGCAACTGAGGTTTCTCAGATAAAATTTGACATGGACTACCATGTTATCTTCATATGAATGAATATCCCATAGATATTATATCTTCATCGAGAGATGGTGCCATTTGTTCACCGAAATAACTCAACATTGAATATTTGTGTTTCCGTGGAGAAACTGATGTTAGTTTAACCAGCCCCAAAATGCAACCACAGCTGCCCTTTGGCTTCAAGAtggtaaataattattttaaaaaaaaaaaaaaaaaaccctctcAATAGATATCAAATGTAAGTTGTTGCTGGAACGGGGAGGCCATTGATCTGCATCTGCTTGCGCATCCATTGCCAATTCTCTGGGGTCACCTCACCACCAAGCGAGCGAATAACAGAGCCACCACTGCATGAGCCCACTTTGCAACACTCTTCCAGAGACAAGCCCTTCACTAATCCGTACAAAAATCCACTTGCAAATAAGTCTCCAGCACCAGTGGCATCAGTTGCTTTTGACTCCCCTATGGCTGGTACTCGAACAACCTGAAATACCAGGAAATTCAAAACTGCAAGTTTCTTTAAGAAGAAAAGGCTGTATATTTGTCCCAATTTCAGCTGAATTgcgcacttttttttttttaaatcacagCGAATGTTTTTTATACACTCATATCTCGGAGTCAAAGGGCATTGCAAGGAAACGCAAAAGAGCACCCAACCATTTTAGTGCCCATATCTGGAAAGCTTAAAAGTTCCAAGCAAAGGTACCCAAACACAGTTAAACATATAACAACAACTAAGATGGTGAATCACAGATGATATATCTCCAGGAGTAAAAATCACTTTATGTAATAATGTAAGCAAACTAGCCACATTATTGaactggaaaaaaaaagggagatcCAACCAACCTCTTTCCCATGCTTCGCAATGCATCCATTAGAGCCTAATGTCACCACAGCCCATCGACAATGTTTAGCCAGGAATTCAAGAGCAGCCTCCGGACCAGCATTTTGTTCACCCCTACAATAAtcattgaaagaaaaataaatgccAGCAACCAGAGACAGCTCCAAATTTAGAAACAGAACAAAGAAGCAATAACATCTGCTCCTAAATTACCAACCGTATTGATGTGTTATAATTATAACCAAAGGAATATCACCTTACTAGCTCTGCTGCTTCATCCTCATTGGCAAAGCAGAGGTCTATATGCCCAGACTCTAATAACAGTAGAAGATGTGATTTAAAATTCCGAACCATCTGGCCAAAGTTAAAAACCATGAACTCCAATTAGGAATccattttaattacataaaatgtTCCAAGTGACATCAATGATTATTAACAGCTTTGTTTCAGATGTATTGAAGTTCACTCAAATCAATTTCATTTGCATGCATACAAGATACACACTCCCTTGATCCGAACTAACTTTATTAACATGAAAAAGCTTCAAAGAAAATACCTCAAAACTTGCTAAATCCAAGGAGACAGAAACACCCTCTTGTTTGGCAATACGAATGGCTGCCTGAGTAACTTCCATATTGAACATCGCAAATCTTAGAACCAACCACTGTTAACAGAAGACATATAAGTCAACCAATCCAGAGCCTACCATCTTTAAAAACGATCAAGCCAAGCATTGTTCACATATGACTGATATAGCATCAAAGCCAGCCATAATCAATTATAAAACATAGGCAAATTCATCACTAAATTCTGAAAAGCAGTCCATtacataattaaactaaaactttccAAAAGTTCATACTGTACATGAAAAAGCTTAAAAAATCACCAAAACCAACACCATGAACAAATTAACGGAATCTAGAACAAGGTGGCTAACCTTGGAGCCTTTAAAATCCTCCGGGGTTAGTTCTTCAGCCTGAATTTTGGCAGCACTTGATAGACAAGGTCGCATTGTACGATTACCCGATTCATCAACCAGACAAACACACTGTTGCACATGACGAAATTTCAGCCCTTAGCCAGACAAAACATACATAGTGATCAAGAAGAAAGACCAAGAACAAactaataaaattcattaacataAACAGAAAAATCACCTGACCAGTGGGTCCTTTCTTCATTCTCAATCTTGACAAATTAACCCCACTAAAAGTCATATTACTAACAAATAACTGGCCCTGTTGATCGTCCCCATAAGCACAAATAAGCCCACAAGACACCCCAAACCCTACCCTCAATCCTCTAATAGTATTGGTAACACTCCCTCCCGCTATTGTTTTTATAGGAGACGGTTTGTCTGGAGTACAAAGCATGTGGGCTTTCACCGCACTTAGAATATGCTCCAGCTCTTCAATTGCTACCTACACAGCAATACAGCATgtatttgtttttcaatttttcattgaaaaaaaagtaatttctAAAGGATTTAGAGTAGAATTAAGAGAAATACAGGTATCGAGCCACCGCGTTCACCAGGGATTTGATCCAGCAAGGACCAATCGACGCGTGCCACGTGATCACTGAGGGCAGCTGGTTGGAGGCCAAGAATTAAAGGAGCAGCGGCCATGGTGGTCGGCAAGGGTTCCGCTCCCATATCTTGGCTTTGCCTTTTCACTATTTCTCTCTTCTCAAGTAGGATTAAGAAGACAAGGTAAAGGCTCTTCGTTCGCCCTCCCACCTTCCCTCTTTTGTTCAATATTTATAGAATTCTCTCACCGGGTCTACTCTCACCCTGCTTTCTCAGTGCCACTGTTTTCCCCAATTGCCCccagtaataaaaattatttacttattttgcACACTCGCATTGCGTTGTTGCATTGCATTCCATAACTTGTAGAAAGTGCTGCTTTATgggaaaaaaccaaaaaagaaaaaaaaggctaaatgtttattttccacccaaattttaggcaATCTACACTAtacaaaatctaaatattcatcatctttaaatttttattaaaattatcattaaaaaaaggtaaaatcgttatttaataataatattaaaaaataaataaatttatcttatttttctcttcaaattttaaaaattaacgtTTAACTCTAGAATTCAGCTTTGAAAAGTGGTTTCTCCCTCTTCTCTTCAAatccctatattttttttcttcattgccTCTATCGAACAACATGGATGATGATGACTTTCTGTCATTTATATTTGGATGATGAAGTGTTATCCAAACAATACTTTAGTCGCTATTGGCCATTTACCAGAGGGGGTTGCTAGATTTTAAGTTTGATattgaaagaagaaaagtgaattttttaaaacttaattttaaagaaaattttttagtttttcaaactaaaagacaaaataagatatatttttaattattttaatattactaataaaatgattattttaatattattaataaaatgattattttatctcttaatcttaacagaaaatttataaataaatatttaaatttttcatctgtcgtagatatatatttgtcttttgaCCAAAACTTTAGTgagaaattgtcatttattttaaaaaaaatgacaccAAGATTTTACCATCACAGTAAGAGTTAATAATACTAAATGTGACAATGGATTGAATTGGGTTATGTCAGGTTGATCCCAACATAGGTCACATGTTGAGTTAGGTAGCTTTCGTGTTAGGTTAATCCATAAAATCTTATGATTTGGGGCACAACTTGAGctgtcaaaataatttttttattttttaacatattttgtaTTATGATTTTGACCTATTATAATAGTAAGTGATGCCAAATGGATCGATccactaaaaaattttaaaaaataagccaATAGAATTTGACCATTTTGATTGACTCACAAGACTTATATCACGGCTTAGAATAGAACTTGTTCAGACTATGAGTCTAACATGACCCAAGGATTTTGTATTGGTTTTAAATGGATAGGTATAAAAAGACATGCCTATTTCGGGACACAGACCAACCTGAcccatttatcaaatttagttaATATTCGAGGTGAGAAAAAATAAGGCCAactgactatttctcacccaaggtttgatgttttctcaagtttccattctttaactatggaaacatcaaatacccacccataatcggttagatttaacaaaattctaacggtgataagggtaaaatcatcattttcactataatattaaaaataaactaaaatagaatataattttgcccccctaaactttaaaaactaaaattttccctcagcctaagttttaaaaaatcgcagtttcaccctattgtttggttttgaaatctccgacgacctctccggctccattgctgacggactctccctcccgaagcaacttCTCCTTttggcgatctctttcctcccatttggaggtccaaTCGACGTTGGAGACTCTTTGGGAgactccaaatgggaggaaagagatctccgaaaggagaggttgcttcgggagggagagtccattggcaacggagccggagaggtcgtcggagatttcaaaaccaaaccctaggatgaaactgtgattttttaaaacttaggctgaggaaaaattttagtttttaaagtttagaggggcaaaaagagataaaatatttaggtgttagggttctgttaaatctaaccggccatgggtgggtgtttggtatttccatagttaaaggggggatatttgagaaaatatcaaaccttaggttggaaatagtcatttggccaaaaaataaaCTCGAAACTGCATGGTACCCAACATTGAAAATTTGGTTCATACCCAGATTCGGCTTCTGTGGGGTAGGTTTCAATCCCTAAATTTAAGGAATTGATACTATTCTGGTGGATTCTTGCTTCCACTGTTTTTAAGAAATTGAAACCTGTGGGGGAACCAGAATCATGATCAGGAAAAAGATGCCTGGTTCggaattgatttctttttcctttctttcgcACCTATTGAgtcaatatattataataaaaaatttaaatttcctcAAAGCTTTTACCGTAGTCATCATGCCCCATCTTTCacctctttcatttttttaatgatcCTGGAGattcatgaataaaattatttgtatttatttttaatatataatttatattctcATAGACtgattttttaacttatttgtgTAATATTCTCggtatattatcttaaaaattaatattatatgtgtcTATATTTTGACTTAAAGTCATTGATTTCATCTTATTTTAAACTCATTAGGAGAGCAATTTTAACTCTCAATTAGTTTGTATAAAGTTGATCTAACGTCCTCTTCAATTTGCTACCATAGCAACATTGCACATGTCCCGTGGTTAGAATACCCCTAACTACAAATATTACCTCCACAAATCTAATGACTATACATACTCACTCATAAATGCCTTATCACTCGTAACTGTCCGAAGCCTTGTACGGCTCCTAACTTGAGtctatgataatatatatagatgatatatcattatatgattgaatattattttattatatggtgacatataatttaaaattattcaattatataataacatataattttatatccatatatgaattatcaattataatttaatatttatattctttattGTGATTGGACAAGGTATCCCAGAATCAAACCCTGTCCTAACGGACAAAGACTAGTTTCCTGTTCTTAAATCTTAAGAACTAATACCATACAAGTAATTCCAAGTTCCTACTTGGGAACCGCTCACACGAAAATATTTTGCTCCTTGTCTCTACAGGGGTGAGTGAAATTCCGGTGTTAGCCCTAGATAAATGTCACACGTATGGATGGAAGCGCGGCCGAATACTTCCACAAGACGCTTCAAGGGAGTCCAAATAATAATACCATCGccactttgttttgttttgtttcatttcgTTTTGATCCTCAaggaataaatattaaatatttcttcCCGGCGCAACAAGTAGTGCTTGTTTGTTTGCAATCTTTTGAATTGCTTTAAGCCAAAAGACTAGCTTTCTCTTCCTCACCATCTTCCTTTTTGGTTCTCGGAGAGGTTTTCCTTCTAGCTTCATCATTTCTCACGCCTTGCATAAACACCAGCCTCATActcatttttcatgtttttctaGTCTTAATAATTCTACTTGAGTAGATGAATGATTTGTCTCCATCAAAACAGCACTACTACTGGTGCAGCTTAACCCACTACATTATTCTTCATGATATAGGCCAAATCACTGtatcccacccaagatttgatgaattgacatattttcacctctaagtttgaaaaaatttgatttctattaaaatcaattgtttcaatatttgtattattCTATCCAAATATCATAATATAGAGTATAAATAAGGGTGTAAGTGTCGATTTTCAAAATGTACTAAACATAAAGCATTTCCCTTTTCTGGTTTcggaaattattatattagtcttatatattttttaaatatatttataatactaatagttttaatataataattaggttctatttaacaaaataagagatatttatattcttaatttgTTGTATTCTATTCAATTTAAAGGTATAAttgcaatttttgaaaatattaaggagaatattaaaatttgaaattttcaaaacacccctaaagttttttttttagaaactctctaaaaattttattatcatcttttaaattttttttttaattgaaattgaaattaataatataaaattatttaataaatttttaggacaCAATATTATTTAGCTAGAACGCTTTTcatcttttaaatattgttataaaaaaattaatgaatttttttagtaaatttaataaatgagtgaaaatttgactttttccaATTTAAACGTGGGAATccgtcattttatcaaacattgggtgggaaaaagtggCGTTTATGATATATGACATGTAATCaacattgatatttaaaaaaaaccgtGAATAAAACAAAGAACGCAAAAGAATGGCGCTTGAAATGGATGACGAGGTGTATATGGCGGCAAAGGtacaaagaaaatcaaacaaaatgaaagagagaggAATATATGGAGATCTGTATGATTAGAGAGGGGCGACCCTTTTTGTCGTTTCAAGCAGGAGGCACCTCACCTGAAATTACGGAGAGCTGCACCTTCGGCTTTTGTCGATTCCGACTCTGGGACTACCATAATGATTGCCAAATAGACACATGGGTTAGGTTTGCTTTTGTAGATTCCGAATTAAATCCAAGTTGGAATTCAAATTGGTTAACCGTAATATCAAAGAGataaataattacattgaaGAGATTAATGGTAATGTCAAAGAGATTATAGCTGATAaatgttcaaattcaaattaaactgtcAAACTAAAACTTCAATTCCATTGGAGGACCCGATGAGCCAagaagcaatgaatctttgatTGTTTTGGGCTAAATACAAAGTGTTGTCTTTTGTGTATATCGTAGTAAACCACCCACGCAATCAGAGCTTTCACATTTGATACAAATCAAAGCATTATCCATGACAAATTAGTAGCACACAGTAAGTGAGCCCTCCTTTGCTGTAAACATAACTAAAGCGTAGTAGCTTTGGGCAAATAGAAGGAAACTGAAAACGATGAAAGGAGAAGAATCAAATGCTAAACAAAGTTAGGTTTTAAGCTGAGCTCTCAAAAAGTTacaaatttcaaacattttttcactTCTGGTCACCAATCTGACATAATACTTTCCAATTAAAATCATGTGAGCATAAAGTAGTCTCCAAACCTGAGGCGCCTCTCAAGCAAAGGCCAAATTTTATCGTAAAACATTCTGAATTTCTGATTTCACAAAAGCATGGTAGAAGAACATCAACCTGTTCATCACTGTATGCAAGCTCATCAGGAAGCGAAAGCATAATGCTATATATTTGGGGGCCGTCGAAATACCAATTCATTGTGCCACATCCAACAACGACAGGAAGATCAAAAAGTGCCGACAGTTGAAAAATCATCTCAAAAATAAGTATCTCAAATACCAGACAAAACATCAACATACAAGATGCTTTGTGGTATTAGTTCCTAGCAGAGCagaaattgagattttaaacATCCAGAAGAATGCATTAGCTAACAAGGAGCCATAAATCTACCCTACATATCTGGTCTTATTGGGAATTGGAATGACCCCCTCTCCATGTATTtgcatgtaaaacaaatattccttcaaatttcaatattcaaattcaacaaGAAATAGCTACAGAATAATATCATTTCTGCAAGGCCTTTGGATTTTTGATGTTATCTGGAAGTGTAATCTCTAGGGGAGTTTCACGGACAACACCTAGCATTGAGTCATATGCCTCATCCCGACGAGCATACTTTTTGCGAAGAACTTTCTCAAACTCAATCTCATCAAAGGGCTTTGAATTCTCAGCAGCATGCACCTGTGCCAAGTTGGAATAATTGGTGGCTGACTGGGATATAAAGGATATCTCTTCATCAGTAAGCTTTCTCAGGAACTTTGCTGGATTGCCTCCCCATACCTTTGATATGTAGTGTCACAAATTTCATGAATTAATATCTATAACTACGGAAAACAACACTTAAGGAGAAGTCAATGGAATCTGAACACTAGCTGATTTGGCCAAAGTGAAAAACAAATCTCTACTTTCAGTACAATTCACTAAACAAGAAAGAGACTATACAGGAACTCAGGAAATTAccaagatataaaattataattaagtggGTCTTTTATCACTCAACAAAACCCTTGGTGCTCtgttaaagaaaatgatataacaagATGTCAATTTCTACCTAAAGAGATCAAGAACTCACCCTTCACCTTGTTTGAGACTCAGGATCATTTCAGAAAAGCTGAAAATTTAGTAATCATGTCCCTCTCAGATTGACTTATCAACATGTCATGTCATGTCTATCATACTTCCAAGTTCGGTGATATATTAGACCACAACAGCCTACTTCAAGAGGTTCAGAGAACTGTTTTTCACCAAAGCTTCATTCTAGCAAAGATGGCTATCTATCCCATCCACTAATCAGATGCTATCCCTCATATATGCATGTAAGCATTATGAGCTAACTGTTTACtaacaatgaaaatacaacagAATATTTGTTTTCAACTAACTTTTTCATCATTGATATATAGATCACAATTCTTTTCACAATAAGTTAAAACCAAATAAGACCATTCATCCTTAAAATTGTGTAAGTGAGAGAGTTCTTGCCAATATACCTCACCAGAAGGGATCCTTGTATTCTGCCTCACAAGAGATCCAGCTGCAACCATCCCATGTCTCTCAACAACAACACCATCGAGTAGAGTTGCTCCCATTCCCACAAAGGCTTCATCCTCAACAGTGCAGCCATGTAAAACAGCACTATGGCCTGCTTAGTTAAAATCTTGgatcataatcttttaaaaaaaaaaaacaaaagatgaagCCAGCTAAGGTCATGTCGAACATATGGCTATAGACATACCACTCACCTACAGTAACATTGTCCCCAATAATAGTTGGTAGCACCTTCCCACTTAGGTTAGACTTTGCCACATGCACAAGTGAGTTGTCTTGTATATTAGTTCCTGCTCCAACACTAATGCTGTTTACATCCCCTGCACACAAGGAACATTAAAACGATCATTTGCAATACCTACAAATAAAAACTCCCAACATTTTCATTAAACTAACCTATAATTCACATACAGTTGAACTAAAAGTAATGTGAAGTAAATTAAAGCTTCCCCAGCAAAGGAATGTGAGGGGAGGTGCTCAGATTGAATTCAGTGAGGCTCTGTCATAAGGTTGTAATTTAGTAACGTAGCTTCAAAATAAAAGTCTGGCAAAGCCCTTTTATAATTGGCCTTTTGTTGTTTCTAATATGTGTGACATAGTGCTGAAATTTTGGTGAAATTCTTGGGAATTGAGAAATGTAACAAGAAAGCCAGCAAATGCAAGCTGAAAATTATCTATTATGGATATAACAGTTAAAGAAGTCCCAACTTATTACAAAATTCACTTATATATCTGCATGCTGAAAAGAATGCACATCTTAAATCACCTGCCTATCGAGCAGGTGATTTACAACTGAACACATacaaagattttaaattatatgttggAAACTAACTAGTAGTTAAAATGTTAAGCTTCAATACTACATCACAGATTACTCAAGAACGAGAACAATGGCTTAAAACTGTATAAAACCTCTATGAACTACTTCCATATtttccaaaaagataaaaaaaagaaactcttCCATAAAATTTGTCCCGTTTCATTAGAATATAATAATCTTTACTCAAAAGGCTATTAACACTAAAACGATATCAAACCAACTAAATCAGATCCACAGATGTTACAACTTctaatataagatatatcatTGACACACATACATCACAAAAACCCAAAATGAGGCACACAGTTTTCATTATGACAGCATTTTGAACACaccataaatattataagatccTACATTATGATAGTTTTTGACCATTTTGACATAGAAATGCCTGCATTCCTAGAAACACCACCATGATCATGCATCTGCTGAAACAAGAccgaaaagaaaaacttaacatagcaatttttaaaacacaaaaCCAAAATTACAGTAtgtacacaaaaaaaaatctcaaatagaCATAGCAAGCAATTAGGATTAGATGataatagtaattaattaatattgactatgataatatttacaataatatttgagatttgaatttgaagattatgatattatctaattaagataaatttataattgattagGACGaatatttaagtgaaataaaGGGGGTTGGGTAGATATGAAGCCTGTATTCGGTATGAGTAGTATATATAAAGGGCGCTAGGAttgaaaaaaggaagaagaaaaatattgtcttaGTTTAGAACGGTCATT
This is a stretch of genomic DNA from Mangifera indica cultivar Alphonso chromosome 11, CATAS_Mindica_2.1, whole genome shotgun sequence. It encodes these proteins:
- the LOC123229878 gene encoding proteasome subunit alpha type-1-B-like encodes the protein MFRNQYDTDVTTWSPAGRLFQVEYAMEAVKQGSAAIGLRSKTHVVLGCVNKANSELSSHQKKIFKVDDHIGVAIAGLTADGRVLSRYMRSECINYGFTYESPLPVGRLVVQLADKAQVCTQRSWKRPYGVGLLVGGLDESGAHLYYNCPSGNYFEYQAFAIGSRSQAAKTYMERRFQNFMDSSREDLIKDALMAIRETLQGETLKSSICTIAVVGVGEPFHILDQETVQKLIDTFEIAGRDEDPAGAPETAAEEGGAAADQGATADQGVAPMDI
- the LOC123229326 gene encoding gamma carbonic anhydrase 1, mitochondrial, with product MGTLGRAIYTVGFWIRETGQALDRLGCRLQGNYYFQEQMSRHRTLMNIFDKAPVVDKDAFVAPSASIIGDVQVGRGSSIWYGCVLRGDVNSISVGAGTNIQDNSLVHVAKSNLSGKVLPTIIGDNVTVGHSAVLHGCTVEDEAFVGMGATLLDGVVVERHGMVAAGSLVRQNTRIPSGEVWGGNPAKFLRKLTDEEISFISQSATNYSNLAQVHAAENSKPFDEIEFEKVLRKKYARRDEAYDSMLGVVRETPLEITLPDNIKNPKALQK
- the LOC123228674 gene encoding uncharacterized sugar kinase slr0537; amino-acid sequence: MGAEPLPTTMAAAPLILGLQPAALSDHVARVDWSLLDQIPGERGGSIPVAIEELEHILSAVKAHMLCTPDKPSPIKTIAGGSVTNTIRGLRVGFGVSCGLICAYGDDQQGQLFVSNMTFSGVNLSRLRMKKGPTGQCVCLVDESGNRTMRPCLSSAAKIQAEELTPEDFKGSKWLVLRFAMFNMEVTQAAIRIAKQEGVSVSLDLASFEMVRNFKSHLLLLLESGHIDLCFANEDEAAELVRGEQNAGPEAALEFLAKHCRWAVVTLGSNGCIAKHGKEVVRVPAIGESKATDATGAGDLFASGFLYGLVKGLSLEECCKVGSCSGGSVIRSLGGEVTPENWQWMRKQMQINGLPVPATTYI